From a single Mobula birostris isolate sMobBir1 chromosome 13, sMobBir1.hap1, whole genome shotgun sequence genomic region:
- the LOC140207467 gene encoding hemoglobin subunit alpha-like: MAFSDSEKQIMEEIGNHIKANAEAWGADALVRLFKVYPQTKKNFKKFTGFEDCDPSVRNHGRLVMNALADAAHDVDHMGKHLEGLAIEYREELQMDPHYIHLLTNCIVLTLAIHLPTFTPAYHCAVGKFLKVVSDELSSKYQ, from the exons ATGGCATTCTCTGACAGCGAGAAACAGATTATGGAAGAAATTGGCAACCACATAAAGGCAAATGCTGAAGCTTGGGGTGCGGATGCTTTAGTCAG GTTGTTTAAGGTCTATCCTCAAACTAAGAAAAATTTCAAGAAATTCACTGGCTTCGAAGACTGTGACCCATCGGTCAGAAATCACGGTCGCCTGGTAATGAACGCATTGGCGGATGCAGCCCATGATGTGGACCACATGGGTAAACACCTGGAAGGGCTTGCCATTGAATATCGTGAAGAACTGCAGATGGATCCTCATTACATTCAC CTGCTCACCAATTGTATCGTACTCACCCTGGCCATTCACTTGCCTACGTTCACCCCTGCATACCACTGTGCAGTTGGTAAATTTCTTAAGGTGGTCTCGGATGAATTGAGCTCCAAATACCAGTAA